One genomic region from Patescibacteria group bacterium encodes:
- the dnaJ gene encoding molecular chaperone DnaJ, translated as MSKDYYKILGIEKSASAEEVKRAFRQLAHKYHPDKEGGDEAKFKEINEAYQVLGNLEKRKQYDQFGTTFENMGAGGFGGGNPFGGFQSGGFNINMDDLGDLFGGLGDIFGGSFGGQRTKTATRAKGRDIEVDLQIDFREAVFGGEKELELYKNIICERCGGSGAEPGSKIISCVSCGGAGRVRKVQRTFLGAMETSSVCPECRGAGNKPEKLCSECRGAGIKKGNEKIKVKIPAGINSGDTVKYSGKGEAVGRDGLAGNLYVNFNVKPHPEFSRDAFDILNTITISFPQAALGDKVEVSTIDGSVNLKIPAGTQSGTIFRIKGRGVPKLRGSGRGDQLVTVKVEVPKNLTRKQKKMLEEWGKE; from the coding sequence ATGTCCAAAGATTATTATAAAATTTTAGGAATAGAAAAAAGCGCTTCGGCTGAAGAGGTCAAGCGCGCTTTTAGGCAACTGGCGCATAAATACCATCCAGATAAAGAGGGCGGCGATGAGGCGAAGTTCAAAGAAATAAACGAGGCCTATCAGGTTTTGGGCAATTTGGAAAAAAGAAAACAGTATGACCAATTCGGCACCACCTTTGAAAATATGGGAGCCGGCGGATTTGGCGGAGGAAATCCGTTTGGCGGATTCCAAAGCGGCGGGTTTAACATTAACATGGATGATTTGGGTGATTTGTTTGGCGGACTTGGAGATATTTTTGGCGGTTCGTTCGGCGGGCAGAGAACCAAAACGGCCACCCGCGCCAAAGGACGCGATATAGAAGTTGATTTGCAGATTGATTTTCGCGAAGCGGTGTTCGGTGGTGAGAAAGAATTAGAGTTATATAAAAATATAATTTGTGAGCGTTGCGGCGGCAGTGGCGCGGAGCCGGGGAGTAAAATAATTTCTTGCGTCTCTTGCGGTGGAGCGGGCAGAGTTCGCAAAGTCCAGCGGACTTTTTTAGGCGCCATGGAAACATCTTCTGTTTGTCCGGAATGCCGCGGAGCGGGTAATAAGCCGGAGAAGCTCTGCTCGGAATGCCGCGGAGCGGGGATTAAAAAGGGGAACGAGAAGATAAAAGTCAAAATTCCGGCGGGGATAAATAGCGGCGACACTGTCAAATACTCGGGCAAGGGCGAAGCGGTTGGCCGCGATGGTTTAGCCGGCAATCTTTATGTTAATTTTAACGTTAAGCCGCATCCGGAATTTTCCCGTGACGCCTTTGATATTTTAAATACTATCACTATTTCTTTCCCGCAGGCGGCGTTAGGTGATAAGGTTGAAGTCAGCACCATTGACGGTTCGGTTAATTTAAAAATTCCGGCCGGCACGCAGTCAGGAACAATTTTCAGAATCAAGGGACGCGGGGTGCCGAAACTTCGCGGTTCGGGGCGCGGGGACCAGCTCGTAACCGTGAAAGTGGAAGTGCCGAAAAATCTCACCCGGAAACAAAAAAAGATGCTGGAGGAGTGGGGGAAAGAATAA
- the cysS gene encoding cysteine--tRNA ligase: protein MLNLYNTLTRSKEKFKPLNDNKVGIYTCGPTVYNYAHVGNLRSYVFADVLVRVLKYNGYKVKQVMNITDVGHLTSDADEGEDKLEKGAEREGKSPQEIARFYSEAFLKDLKNLNINFPDIFCRATDHLEEQIKLIKKLESKGYTYRTKDGIYFDTSKIKDYGRLAGLDVEGLRAGERVEFCDKKNTTDFALWKFSPAGKKRQQEWESPWGVGFPGWHIECSAMSMEYLGEAIDIHTGGRDHIPVHHTNERAQNMAATGKEVVKFWIHNEFVILKGGEKMAKSAENFLTLGALQKKGFNALAYRYLLLNTHYHNPVEFSWESLAGAKNALDNLYKKIAELGRFWFGKVDENYERQFCEAINDDLNIPQALAVAWELLKDEKISRRAKKKTLLKFDEVLGLNLDDVRKEKIKIPSRVKELIEKRDKARQSKDWAESDRWREEIQKLGFEVEDTEQGTKVKRLE from the coding sequence ATGCTGAATCTTTATAATACTTTAACCCGCAGTAAGGAAAAATTTAAGCCGCTAAATGACAATAAAGTCGGGATTTATACCTGTGGCCCGACTGTTTATAATTACGCTCACGTCGGCAATTTGCGTTCTTACGTTTTTGCCGATGTTTTGGTGCGCGTTTTGAAATACAACGGCTATAAAGTCAAACAAGTGATGAATATCACCGATGTCGGGCATCTCACTTCCGACGCCGATGAAGGCGAAGATAAGTTGGAGAAAGGCGCGGAGCGGGAAGGAAAATCGCCTCAAGAGATAGCTCGTTTTTACTCTGAGGCATTTTTAAAGGATTTAAAAAATCTTAATATCAATTTTCCCGATATTTTTTGCCGAGCCACAGACCACCTAGAAGAGCAAATCAAGCTGATAAAAAAATTGGAAAGCAAGGGCTATACTTATCGCACTAAAGATGGAATTTATTTTGACACTTCTAAAATTAAGGACTACGGGCGGCTGGCCGGGTTAGACGTTGAAGGATTGCGGGCGGGGGAGAGGGTAGAATTTTGCGATAAAAAAAATACCACCGATTTTGCTTTGTGGAAATTTTCTCCAGCGGGCAAGAAGCGCCAGCAAGAATGGGAAAGCCCTTGGGGGGTTGGGTTTCCCGGCTGGCATATTGAATGCTCGGCTATGTCTATGGAATATCTGGGCGAGGCCATTGATATTCATACCGGCGGCCGTGACCACATTCCCGTTCATCATACCAATGAGCGGGCGCAGAATATGGCGGCGACCGGCAAAGAGGTGGTTAAATTTTGGATACATAATGAGTTTGTAATTTTAAAGGGCGGAGAAAAGATGGCTAAGTCCGCGGAAAATTTTTTAACTTTAGGCGCGCTTCAAAAAAAAGGTTTTAACGCCTTGGCTTATCGTTACCTGCTTTTAAACACTCATTATCATAATCCAGTAGAATTTAGTTGGGAGTCGCTGGCGGGAGCCAAAAACGCGCTGGATAATTTGTATAAAAAAATAGCGGAGCTTGGCAGATTTTGGTTTGGCAAGGTGGACGAGAACTATGAGCGCCAATTTTGTGAAGCGATTAACGACGACCTAAATATCCCGCAGGCCTTGGCGGTGGCGTGGGAACTTTTGAAAGATGAAAAGATTTCCCGGCGCGCTAAAAAGAAAACACTCTTGAAGTTTGACGAAGTATTAGGATTGAACTTGGATGATGTCAGGAAAGAAAAAATTAAAATACCATCAAGAGTCAAAGAATTAATAGAAAAACGCGATAAAGCCCGTCAAAGTAAAGATTGGGCGGAATCCGACCGCTGGCGCGAGGAAATACAAAAATTGGGGTTTGAGGTGGAAGATACGGAGCAGGGGACAAAGGTGAAAAGATTAGAATAA
- the dnaX gene encoding DNA polymerase III subunit gamma/tau, with the protein MSQTLYRKYRPQSFSDVINQNHIKITLQHEIETGDITHAYLFTGPRGVGKTTMARIFAKAVNCERRQEGESEPCNECAACREITEGRALDIVEMDAATHTQVDNVRENVIQNARVSPSRLKYKVFIIDEVHMLSTASFNALLKTLEEPPARVIFILATTEVHKIPLTIVSRCQRFDFKKIGAAELVGRLRMISQKEKIDIEDAVLENIARHSDGCLRDAESLLGQIFSLGEKKITKDAAELVIPRSEFNLVAELVGYLILDKTKEALELVNRLINEGVDFNQFIKDAVEFLRKMLLVKISNDLAQFAEGFEEKTEKEIKHLLAYVEVVDLLNMINVFMEKIPLLKNADIVQLPLELAIFEISAGKSKKKLNSNENVISGRIESVAVASQSSVKAEEKGMRQEPAEGKAEAKKEVKRKKKIKITAEEIKSRWPEFLEKISAKNHSLPFIMKLSQPLDFDEDKLRIGFQYKLHQEKAGEVKIKTIIEETLQEVFGEEIIITPIVADVGFRAGEDEKTAQEGIVSEILEEFGGKVIE; encoded by the coding sequence ATGTCTCAAACACTTTACCGAAAATACAGGCCGCAGAGTTTTTCCGACGTTATTAATCAAAACCACATTAAGATTACTTTGCAGCACGAAATAGAAACGGGCGATATCACCCACGCTTATTTATTTACCGGACCGCGCGGGGTGGGCAAAACCACCATGGCGCGTATTTTTGCCAAGGCCGTTAATTGCGAGCGCCGTCAAGAAGGGGAGTCCGAGCCCTGCAACGAGTGCGCCGCTTGCCGCGAGATTACCGAGGGTCGCGCGCTGGATATTGTTGAAATGGATGCGGCCACGCATACGCAGGTTGATAATGTCCGTGAAAACGTTATCCAAAACGCCCGCGTTTCGCCGTCGCGCCTCAAGTATAAAGTTTTTATTATTGATGAGGTGCACATGCTTTCCACGGCATCTTTTAACGCTCTTCTTAAAACTTTGGAAGAACCGCCGGCCCGAGTGATCTTTATTTTAGCCACAACTGAAGTTCACAAAATTCCCCTGACTATTGTTTCTCGTTGCCAGCGTTTTGATTTTAAAAAAATCGGCGCTGCCGAGTTAGTCGGGCGTTTAAGAATGATTTCCCAGAAAGAAAAAATTGATATTGAAGACGCAGTTTTGGAAAATATCGCCCGCCATAGCGATGGCTGTTTGCGCGACGCCGAGAGCTTGCTTGGGCAGATTTTTTCCCTGGGAGAAAAAAAGATAACTAAGGACGCGGCCGAACTCGTGATTCCGCGTTCGGAATTTAATCTGGTGGCGGAGCTGGTCGGATATTTGATTCTAGATAAGACTAAAGAGGCGCTGGAACTTGTTAATCGTCTTATAAATGAAGGGGTGGATTTTAATCAGTTTATCAAGGACGCGGTGGAATTTTTGCGCAAGATGCTTTTGGTGAAAATTAGCAATGACTTGGCGCAATTTGCCGAGGGTTTTGAAGAAAAAACCGAAAAAGAAATAAAGCATCTGCTCGCTTACGTTGAGGTAGTTGACCTTTTGAATATGATTAATGTCTTTATGGAGAAAATTCCGCTTTTGAAAAATGCGGATATCGTTCAACTGCCTTTAGAGTTAGCCATTTTTGAAATTAGCGCAGGCAAGAGTAAAAAAAAACTAAATAGCAACGAAAATGTAATCTCCGGAAGGATTGAATCCGTGGCGGTTGCCAGTCAATCTTCTGTTAAAGCGGAGGAGAAGGGTATGCGACAGGAGCCGGCAGAAGGAAAAGCTGAAGCGAAAAAAGAAGTGAAGAGAAAGAAAAAAATAAAAATAACCGCGGAAGAAATAAAATCCCGCTGGCCGGAATTTTTGGAAAAAATCAGCGCCAAGAATCATTCTCTGCCGTTTATTATGAAACTTAGCCAGCCCTTGGATTTTGACGAAGATAAGCTGCGTATCGGCTTTCAATACAAACTGCATCAAGAAAAAGCCGGTGAAGTCAAAATTAAGACGATTATAGAGGAAACTTTACAAGAAGTTTTTGGTGAAGAGATTATTATCACGCCGATAGTTGCCGATGTGGGGTTTAGGGCGGGGGAAGATGAAAAAACGGCGCAGGAGGGGATAGTCAGTGAGATACTTGAAGAATTCGGCGGGAAAGTGATAGAATAA
- a CDS encoding serine hydrolase — translation MKKALLLFLIFLFCPSFVWAAEKKDLSQIFAGRILLQVESYGRAWYVNPASGERYYLKDGAAAYEAMRRLGLGITNKDLEKIPEKAGETMDKKLVERVKGKILIQVESRGEAWYVNPADGLRYYLKDGQSAFAIMRRFGKGIANKDLAKIPMNRDQITSDYTFNSVAYAKLTDESEAEGSNIDKILPLASLTKLMTALVLLDLNLDWNKEVIITAAALNYPKDKVGEDATSEVDLQEGDRVSFRDLWVAMLVASSNQAAVALADSAGLPREEFVYLMNAKAESFGLKKTKFFDMTGLDSHNVSTPKEMALLAKTAFAFPEIADTSKSTEYVINTPSRSIKVNNRNYSLLGFNPDGVKTGFLVEAQRNVALKKGKEIIVVLHALSMKQRDDIIKKLLALK, via the coding sequence ATGAAAAAGGCGCTATTATTATTTTTAATTTTTCTTTTCTGCCCAAGTTTTGTTTGGGCGGCCGAAAAAAAGGATTTGAGCCAAATTTTTGCCGGCCGAATTTTACTGCAGGTAGAAAGCTATGGCCGGGCCTGGTATGTCAATCCCGCCAGCGGCGAGAGATATTATCTGAAAGACGGCGCAGCCGCTTACGAAGCGATGCGGCGGCTGGGGTTGGGTATCACCAATAAAGATTTGGAGAAGATTCCCGAGAAAGCCGGAGAGACAATGGACAAAAAGTTGGTAGAGCGAGTTAAAGGTAAAATTTTAATTCAAGTGGAAAGCCGCGGCGAGGCCTGGTATGTTAATCCCGCGGACGGCTTGCGATATTATCTGAAAGACGGCCAGTCAGCTTTTGCCATTATGCGCCGTTTCGGCAAAGGGATTGCCAATAAAGATTTGGCGAAGATTCCGATGAATCGCGACCAAATAACCTCGGATTATACTTTTAATTCCGTGGCTTACGCCAAACTTACGGATGAGAGCGAAGCGGAAGGCAGTAATATTGATAAAATTTTGCCGCTGGCTTCGCTCACAAAATTAATGACCGCTTTAGTGCTGTTGGACTTAAATCTGGATTGGAATAAGGAAGTGATAATTACCGCCGCCGCGTTGAATTATCCCAAAGATAAAGTCGGGGAGGACGCGACCAGCGAAGTTGATTTGCAGGAAGGGGACAGGGTAAGCTTCCGCGATTTGTGGGTGGCCATGCTGGTGGCCTCGTCCAATCAGGCGGCGGTGGCTCTGGCAGATAGCGCCGGCCTGCCGCGCGAGGAGTTCGTGTATTTAATGAACGCTAAAGCCGAGAGCTTTGGGCTTAAAAAGACAAAATTTTTTGATATGACCGGCCTTGATTCTCATAATGTCAGTACGCCCAAGGAGATGGCGCTTTTGGCCAAAACCGCTTTTGCCTTTCCTGAAATAGCCGATACTTCCAAATCCACCGAGTATGTCATAAATACTCCCTCGCGGAGCATTAAGGTGAATAACAGGAATTACAGTTTGCTCGGCTTTAACCCTGACGGAGTTAAAACCGGATTTTTAGTGGAAGCGCAGAGAAATGTGGCGCTGAAAAAGGGCAAGGAAATAATTGTGGTTTTACACGCTCTAAGCATGAAGCAAAGAGATGATATTATTAAAAAACTTCTGGCGTTAAAATAA
- a CDS encoding Gmad2 immunoglobulin-like domain-containing protein — protein MKKIIVVILIILAVGLIAIAGARIFTGEDSWICVNGEWIKHGQPSAAMPESGCGEEKKENSVLSEEIVVESPARGAGIKSPLEISGRARGSWFFEASFPARLLDDAGEEIARGSVEAEGEWMTEKMVPFKGSLIFTALKSENGTLVLMNDNPSGLPENEKKIEIPVVIQKSETSKMKLFFGNQKLDPEVLDCSKVFSVEREIPRTEAIGRAALEELLKGPTEAEKSAGYLSNINSGVKVKNLTIKDGVATAEFDEQLEYQVGGSCRVVAIRSQITETLKQFPTVKEVIISVNGRVEDALQP, from the coding sequence ATGAAAAAAATTATCGTAGTTATTTTGATTATTTTAGCAGTCGGTTTAATAGCCATAGCCGGCGCAAGAATTTTTACCGGCGAGGATTCTTGGATTTGCGTGAACGGCGAATGGATAAAACACGGCCAGCCGTCAGCGGCTATGCCGGAGTCGGGCTGCGGCGAGGAGAAAAAAGAGAATTCAGTTTTATCCGAGGAAATCGTGGTGGAAAGTCCGGCGCGGGGAGCGGGAATCAAAAGTCCTTTGGAAATCAGCGGCCGGGCGCGCGGCAGTTGGTTTTTTGAGGCCTCATTTCCGGCGCGACTTTTAGATGACGCCGGCGAGGAAATCGCCCGCGGGAGCGTAGAGGCGGAGGGAGAGTGGATGACGGAGAAAATGGTGCCATTTAAGGGGAGTTTGATTTTTACGGCGTTAAAATCAGAGAACGGTACTTTGGTATTAATGAATGATAATCCCTCGGGTTTGCCGGAGAATGAGAAGAAAATTGAAATTCCGGTAGTGATTCAAAAATCGGAAACGTCTAAAATGAAATTATTTTTTGGCAATCAAAAGCTGGACCCGGAGGTTTTGGATTGCTCCAAAGTTTTCAGCGTGGAGCGGGAAATTCCCAGAACCGAGGCCATCGGCCGGGCGGCGCTGGAAGAATTGTTAAAAGGCCCGACGGAAGCGGAAAAATCAGCGGGGTATCTTTCTAACATCAATTCCGGCGTTAAGGTGAAAAATTTGACGATAAAAGACGGCGTGGCTACGGCGGAGTTTGATGAACAATTAGAATATCAAGTCGGCGGTTCCTGTCGTGTGGTGGCTATCCGCTCGCAAATTACCGAAACCCTCAAACAATTTCCGACAGTCAAAGAAGTGATTATTTCCGTTAACGGACGGGTAGAAGATGCTCTCCAACCGTAA
- a CDS encoding type IV secretion system DNA-binding domain-containing protein, producing the protein MLLSFWQTTINLGGSELTLETGEAVSVLDFLLLALLGFFVLFFIIFWIRNFLRQKGQTIYGFKKVVLAVRMPKDLGGEEKKEQAGLQKIQEMIAVAETFFSGIGGLRREKGWKTWFFGRQDQIALEIVVWRGLIYFYVACPLYLRDYLEQQIQAQYPDSVIEEVEDYNIFSPQGVILGTYLTLTRKNAFPIKTYRKLESDPLNTLTNSLSKIDEESGAAIQIVLRPAGVEWRKEGVHIATAMQQGKKLSAVEKKSAWGELGKTFKAAASSGAASKPGLPPKQNEPYRLSPLEEEMVKGLEEKSSKAGMEVNIRVMASAKSREAGKIILDNIVNSFNQYNIYQYGNGFRQSAPSSLKKIIKEFIYRHFNENKKIILNTEEMASIYHFPLPTMETPRIAWLLSRSAPAPNNIPREGLLLGVNTYRGVKTEVRIKREDRRRHLYVIGMTGTGKSWFQEGLAVRDIKNGEGVCFIDPHGDAIEHILERIPRERAEDVIIFDPSDFERPLAMNILEYYSEDQKIFVINELLAIFEKLYDLKATGGPMFEQYMRNALMLIMDDPESGSTLLEVPKVLADEEFRKFKLSKCRTPVVKDFWEKEAQKAGGEASLANMVPYITSKLTPFIANDLVRLIIAQQKSAFNFREAMDSRKIILVNLAKGKIGEINANLLGMIIIGKILMASLGRADIPEEERKDFYLYIDEFQNFLTESVNVILSEARKYRLCLTIGHQYISQLVKNNDTRIRDAIFGNVGTKVCFRIGVEDAEHMVKEFAPIFSVRDFLNIPKYNAYAKLLIDNANPPPFNMATISLDEIARADAELAKNIRELSRLKYGRSRKVVEMEVLERTRVVQKKTREGE; encoded by the coding sequence ATGCTTTTAAGTTTTTGGCAAACGACTATTAATTTGGGCGGTAGCGAACTCACCCTAGAAACCGGAGAAGCGGTGTCTGTTTTGGATTTTCTTCTTTTGGCGCTTCTTGGTTTTTTTGTCTTATTTTTTATCATCTTTTGGATTAGAAATTTTTTGCGGCAGAAAGGTCAGACAATTTATGGATTTAAAAAAGTGGTGCTGGCGGTAAGAATGCCCAAAGATTTAGGCGGGGAAGAAAAAAAAGAACAGGCGGGATTGCAGAAAATTCAGGAGATGATTGCCGTGGCCGAGACGTTTTTCAGTGGCATCGGCGGGTTGCGCAGGGAAAAAGGTTGGAAAACCTGGTTTTTCGGCCGGCAAGACCAAATTGCCCTGGAGATTGTCGTTTGGCGCGGACTTATTTATTTTTACGTCGCCTGCCCGCTTTATTTGCGCGATTATTTGGAACAGCAGATACAGGCGCAGTATCCCGACTCGGTGATAGAAGAAGTTGAGGATTATAATATTTTTTCTCCGCAAGGCGTCATTCTTGGCACCTATCTTACTTTGACGCGTAAAAATGCTTTTCCCATTAAAACTTATCGCAAACTTGAATCCGACCCGCTTAATACTTTAACCAACTCTTTGTCGAAAATAGACGAAGAAAGCGGCGCGGCGATTCAGATTGTTCTTCGCCCGGCGGGGGTAGAGTGGCGTAAGGAAGGCGTGCATATTGCCACGGCCATGCAGCAGGGTAAAAAACTCTCGGCCGTGGAAAAGAAAAGCGCTTGGGGCGAGTTGGGCAAAACATTCAAAGCGGCGGCTTCCAGCGGGGCGGCTTCTAAACCCGGTCTTCCGCCAAAACAGAACGAACCTTATCGCCTTTCTCCTTTGGAAGAGGAAATGGTCAAGGGTCTGGAAGAGAAGAGCAGTAAAGCGGGGATGGAAGTGAATATCCGCGTAATGGCTTCGGCTAAGAGCCGCGAGGCCGGCAAAATAATTTTGGACAATATCGTCAATTCTTTTAATCAGTATAATATTTATCAATACGGCAATGGTTTTCGGCAGAGCGCGCCATCTAGTTTGAAAAAAATTATCAAAGAATTCATTTATCGCCATTTTAATGAAAATAAAAAAATTATTTTAAATACCGAGGAGATGGCGAGTATTTACCATTTTCCTCTGCCGACCATGGAAACGCCGCGCATCGCCTGGCTTCTTTCTCGCAGCGCGCCGGCGCCCAATAATATTCCTCGCGAGGGTCTGCTTTTAGGAGTCAATACTTATCGCGGGGTGAAAACAGAAGTAAGAATAAAAAGAGAGGATCGCCGCCGGCATCTTTATGTTATTGGTATGACGGGTACGGGCAAGTCGTGGTTTCAGGAAGGTCTGGCGGTGCGGGATATTAAAAACGGTGAGGGCGTTTGTTTTATTGACCCGCACGGCGATGCCATTGAACATATTTTAGAGCGTATCCCCAGAGAACGCGCGGAAGACGTGATTATTTTTGACCCGTCGGATTTTGAGCGGCCGCTGGCCATGAATATCCTTGAATATTATTCGGAAGACCAGAAAATTTTTGTCATCAATGAGCTTTTAGCTATTTTTGAAAAGTTGTACGACCTTAAAGCTACCGGCGGACCGATGTTTGAGCAATATATGCGCAACGCCCTGATGTTGATTATGGATGACCCCGAGTCCGGCTCCACGCTTTTGGAAGTGCCGAAAGTTTTAGCTGACGAAGAATTCAGAAAATTTAAACTTTCCAAATGCCGCACGCCGGTGGTGAAAGATTTTTGGGAGAAAGAAGCGCAGAAAGCTGGTGGAGAAGCGTCGCTGGCCAATATGGTTCCTTACATCACTTCCAAGCTCACGCCCTTCATCGCCAATGATCTCGTAAGGTTGATTATCGCCCAGCAGAAAAGCGCTTTTAATTTCCGCGAGGCCATGGATTCCCGTAAAATTATTTTGGTCAATCTGGCTAAGGGAAAGATCGGAGAAATCAACGCTAATCTGCTCGGCATGATTATCATCGGGAAAATTCTCATGGCGTCTTTGGGTAGGGCGGACATACCCGAAGAAGAGAGAAAGGATTTTTATCTCTACATTGACGAGTTTCAAAATTTTCTCACGGAAAGTGTTAATGTTATTCTTTCCGAAGCGCGCAAATATCGCCTCTGTCTGACCATCGGCCATCAATACATCAGTCAGTTGGTCAAAAATAATGATACGAGAATCCGTGATGCCATTTTCGGCAATGTCGGCACTAAGGTTTGTTTCCGTATCGGTGTGGAAGACGCCGAACATATGGTCAAAGAGTTCGCACCGATTTTTTCCGTTCGCGATTTTTTAAATATCCCTAAATATAACGCCTACGCTAAGCTTTTGATTGATAACGCCAATCCGCCGCCGTTCAATATGGCGACGATTTCGCTTGATGAGATTGCGCGGGCGGACGCGGAATTAGCAAAAAATATCAGAGAGTTGTCGCGTCTCAAATATGGGCGCAGCCGCAAAGTGGTGGAGATGGAGGTTTTGGAGAGGACGAGGGTGGTACAGAAAAAAACGCGAGAGGGAGAATAA
- a CDS encoding diacylglycerol kinase family protein, translating to MKVGTYGNIFAGRRGAELYGITLQESPPFLYVPKKEKAIRGLLEKIRRDKIDVLFIYGGDGTLHRFLTDWFNFFGEEAEIPLLVPLHGGTMDIAATALGIPHNSAYAVTKIISLLRKEENVKKFCRGLSLLKVSGSESENLYGLEVALGPAVNFLKEYENGPKGLWQVAKIFIFSILAVLIGWPVRFQEFLRKLECSAEIDGVKIGRREFTVLYCSVIHRVIFGFRPFRDTHGLRGFRFLAYAVSPLAIVSRLPFLAYAIIPKSDRYINSSAEEITLAGFEKTMFTVDGDIYESQNSVKVEEGPRVRFFSFKKFN from the coding sequence ATGAAAGTAGGTACTTACGGCAATATTTTTGCCGGTCGGCGGGGGGCGGAATTATATGGGATAACGCTGCAGGAATCGCCACCCTTTTTATATGTTCCCAAAAAAGAAAAAGCGATAAGAGGATTATTGGAAAAAATAAGGCGGGACAAGATTGACGTTTTATTTATCTATGGCGGCGATGGCACTCTTCACCGTTTTCTGACTGATTGGTTTAATTTTTTCGGCGAGGAAGCAGAAATTCCTTTGCTTGTCCCTCTTCATGGCGGGACAATGGATATTGCTGCCACCGCTTTGGGGATTCCCCATAATTCGGCTTACGCCGTGACAAAAATAATTTCTTTATTGCGGAAAGAAGAAAATGTGAAGAAATTTTGCCGCGGGCTATCTCTGCTTAAAGTATCCGGTTCCGAGTCGGAAAACTTGTACGGTTTAGAAGTGGCCTTGGGCCCGGCAGTGAATTTTTTGAAAGAATATGAAAACGGCCCCAAGGGATTATGGCAAGTCGCCAAGATATTTATTTTTTCTATTTTGGCGGTTTTAATCGGCTGGCCGGTAAGATTTCAAGAATTTTTGAGAAAATTGGAATGCTCGGCGGAGATTGACGGAGTTAAAATCGGGCGCAGAGAATTTACGGTTCTTTACTGTTCGGTTATCCATCGCGTCATTTTCGGCTTTCGCCCGTTCCGTGATACTCACGGTTTGCGGGGATTCAGATTCTTGGCTTACGCGGTTTCTCCGTTAGCTATCGTCAGCCGTCTTCCATTTTTGGCCTATGCGATAATCCCTAAAAGCGATAGGTATATCAATAGCTCGGCCGAAGAGATAACACTGGCTGGTTTTGAGAAGACGATGTTCACGGTGGACGGCGATATTTATGAAAGTCAAAACTCCGTTAAGGTAGAAGAAGGTCCCAGGGTTCGGTTTTTTTCTTTTAAAAAATTCAATTAG